Proteins from a single region of Verrucosispora sp. NA02020:
- a CDS encoding right-handed parallel beta-helix repeat-containing protein: MSQGVLSVSQTDPDCLPTISDALALARPGATVAVQPGVYRERLRLTGDVTLVAEDGRGSVTVHGVDGPAVFQAGGAVVLRGLVLTGGDEAFPTVQIATGTLRMTQCEVRADAVVGVHVAAGRLELGDCLLSNPGGAGLLIDGGAAGTVTGTTVRDVGAAAVVIAGGADPVLRDCTVTDVRGAGVLSTRAGRGLVVGCDISAVDGPAVAVEQDGAVRVERCVVHDSPGSGLIVTGGRPVLDDCEFRDLGGHGVVVSGDADPTARRCTVTATAGHGVIVLENATGALLDCRISATRAAAFAVTGSAAPRVEGGRIEGGTGIAVLLDGPVGGAFTGVSVDGGRTGFLVRAGADPVLTDATVRDCTGHAVESVDGGRGTVQGGTFTGGTATVRVAADGALTLTDCRIRGGGVGLLVDEGGSVTATSCDVGETGGSGAEVGSGARLRLAHTRVHGCAGSGIRFAGRSVGRLDRCEIFDNAGDGVVVETLEPVPMDGTTVRGNAGRQVRRTGPVPAEGDPRQDGPAPAGRPAPTTTGIPAPEPSAAVDGPDRPGGDPATPLLAELDALVGLAGVKREVATLVGLHRVAQRRSAAGLPMPPMSRHMVFAGAPGTGKTTVARLYGQILAALQVLPGGQLVEVSRADLVAEHVGGTAVKTTQRFTEAIGGVLFLDEAYTLAPVDGGGGHDFGREAIDTLVKLMEDHRDEVVVIVAGYSPQMRAFLDSNPGLASRFSRTVEFDSYTDDELVTIVERLCSTHHYSLEYDTRLALTGWFRAMPRGESFGNARVARKVFEDMIGRQAYRLSEAGASSGVELAQLLPQDLGVAPEAEGSPGTPRLSELDMLLGELGNMIGLAGVKREVAELIDLLANIRQRVRAGLPAPSVSRHLVFSGPPGTGKTTVARLYGRLLHALGVLPAGQLVEVARADLVGEYVGHTAHRTKEAFERARGGVLFIDEAYTLAPPDARNDFGREAIDTLVKLMEDHRDEVVVIAAGYEAEMAAFLAANAGLQSRFTRRIHFDDYSPDELVAIFEGLARASGYECPGDTLTALRGHFEKVETGRTFGNGRYARQLLDEVVTRQARRLRSVTAPSVDDLRTLRVDDVRARATVHM; encoded by the coding sequence GTGAGCCAGGGTGTGCTGTCGGTCTCCCAGACCGATCCGGACTGCCTGCCGACCATCTCCGACGCGCTCGCGCTGGCCCGGCCTGGCGCCACCGTCGCCGTGCAGCCGGGCGTCTACCGGGAACGGCTACGACTCACCGGCGACGTGACCCTCGTCGCCGAGGACGGTCGGGGGTCGGTCACCGTACACGGCGTCGATGGTCCGGCGGTGTTCCAAGCCGGTGGCGCCGTGGTGCTGCGCGGGCTGGTCCTCACCGGCGGCGACGAGGCCTTCCCGACGGTCCAGATCGCCACCGGCACGCTGCGCATGACCCAGTGCGAGGTACGCGCCGACGCGGTGGTCGGCGTGCACGTCGCCGCCGGTCGCCTCGAACTGGGCGACTGCCTTCTCAGCAATCCGGGCGGCGCCGGTCTCCTGATCGACGGCGGTGCGGCCGGTACGGTCACCGGCACCACCGTGCGCGACGTGGGAGCGGCTGCCGTCGTCATCGCCGGCGGCGCCGACCCGGTCCTGCGTGACTGCACGGTCACCGACGTGCGGGGCGCGGGGGTGCTGTCCACCCGTGCCGGTCGGGGCCTGGTGGTCGGCTGCGACATCAGCGCGGTCGACGGCCCGGCCGTCGCGGTCGAGCAGGACGGCGCGGTACGCGTCGAACGCTGCGTCGTGCACGACAGCCCAGGCTCCGGGCTGATCGTCACCGGCGGTCGGCCGGTCCTCGACGACTGCGAGTTCCGCGACCTCGGCGGGCACGGCGTCGTCGTCTCCGGGGACGCCGATCCGACCGCCCGTCGGTGCACCGTCACCGCCACCGCCGGCCACGGCGTGATCGTGCTGGAGAACGCCACCGGCGCGCTGCTCGACTGCCGGATCAGCGCGACCCGGGCGGCTGCGTTCGCCGTCACCGGATCGGCCGCACCCCGGGTCGAGGGCGGTCGGATCGAGGGCGGTACCGGGATCGCGGTGCTGCTCGACGGTCCGGTCGGTGGCGCGTTCACCGGGGTGAGCGTGGACGGCGGCCGGACCGGATTCCTGGTGCGCGCCGGTGCGGACCCGGTGCTGACCGACGCGACGGTCCGCGACTGCACCGGCCACGCCGTCGAATCCGTCGACGGCGGCCGGGGCACCGTCCAGGGCGGCACGTTCACCGGCGGCACGGCCACGGTCCGGGTGGCCGCCGACGGCGCGCTGACCCTGACCGACTGCCGGATCCGTGGCGGCGGCGTCGGGTTGCTCGTCGACGAGGGCGGATCGGTCACCGCGACCTCCTGCGACGTCGGTGAGACCGGCGGGTCGGGTGCCGAGGTCGGCTCCGGGGCACGGCTTCGGCTGGCCCACACTCGGGTGCACGGCTGCGCCGGCTCCGGCATCCGGTTCGCCGGCCGGTCCGTGGGGCGGCTCGACCGGTGCGAGATCTTCGACAACGCCGGCGACGGCGTGGTGGTGGAGACGCTGGAGCCGGTCCCGATGGATGGCACGACCGTCCGTGGCAACGCCGGCCGACAGGTGCGCCGGACCGGACCCGTACCGGCGGAGGGCGACCCACGTCAGGACGGCCCGGCACCAGCCGGCCGGCCCGCCCCGACGACGACCGGCATCCCGGCACCGGAACCATCCGCCGCCGTGGACGGGCCGGACCGACCGGGCGGCGACCCGGCCACCCCGTTGTTGGCGGAACTCGACGCGCTGGTCGGACTCGCCGGGGTCAAACGCGAGGTGGCGACCCTGGTCGGACTGCACCGGGTGGCGCAGCGACGGAGTGCCGCCGGCCTGCCGATGCCGCCGATGTCCCGGCACATGGTCTTCGCCGGCGCGCCCGGCACCGGCAAGACCACGGTGGCCCGCCTCTACGGCCAGATCCTGGCCGCCCTCCAGGTGCTGCCCGGCGGACAACTGGTCGAGGTGTCCCGCGCCGACCTGGTCGCCGAACACGTCGGCGGCACCGCGGTGAAGACCACGCAACGGTTCACCGAGGCGATCGGTGGCGTGCTGTTCCTCGACGAGGCGTACACGTTGGCCCCGGTCGACGGCGGCGGCGGTCACGACTTCGGGCGGGAGGCGATCGACACCCTGGTCAAGCTCATGGAGGACCACCGCGACGAGGTGGTGGTGATCGTCGCCGGATACTCCCCGCAGATGCGGGCCTTCCTCGACTCGAATCCGGGGCTGGCATCCCGCTTCTCCCGCACCGTGGAGTTCGACAGCTACACCGACGACGAGCTGGTCACCATCGTCGAGCGGCTGTGCAGCACCCACCACTACTCCCTGGAGTACGACACCCGCCTGGCGCTGACCGGATGGTTCCGGGCGATGCCGCGCGGCGAGTCGTTCGGCAACGCCCGGGTCGCCCGCAAGGTGTTCGAGGACATGATCGGCCGCCAGGCATACCGGCTCTCCGAGGCCGGCGCCTCCTCCGGCGTGGAACTGGCCCAACTGCTGCCGCAGGACCTCGGTGTCGCGCCCGAAGCCGAGGGCAGCCCGGGTACGCCCCGACTCTCCGAACTGGACATGCTGCTCGGTGAACTCGGCAACATGATCGGACTTGCCGGTGTGAAACGCGAGGTGGCCGAACTGATCGACCTGCTCGCCAACATCCGCCAACGGGTCCGGGCCGGACTGCCCGCCCCGTCGGTCTCGCGACACCTGGTCTTCTCCGGCCCACCCGGCACCGGCAAGACCACCGTCGCCCGCCTCTACGGCCGGCTGCTCCACGCGCTCGGGGTGCTGCCGGCCGGGCAACTGGTCGAGGTCGCCCGCGCCGACCTCGTCGGAGAGTACGTGGGCCACACCGCGCACCGGACCAAGGAGGCGTTCGAACGGGCCCGTGGCGGTGTCCTCTTCATCGACGAGGCGTACACCCTCGCGCCGCCGGACGCCCGCAACGACTTCGGGCGGGAGGCGATCGACACCCTGGTCAAACTCATGGAGGACCACCGCGACGAGGTGGTGGTGATCGCCGCCGGATACGAGGCGGAGATGGCCGCCTTCCTGGCCGCCAACGCCGGCCTGCAGTCCCGGTTCACCCGCCGGATCCACTTCGACGACTACTCGCCGGACGAACTCGTCGCGATCTTCGAGGGGCTGGCCCGGGCCAGCGGCTACGAATGCCCGGGTGACACGTTGACGGCCCTGCGCGGCCACTTCGAGAAGGTGGAGACCGGGCGTACGTTCGGCAACGGCCGGTACGCCCGACAACTGCTCGACGAGGTGGTCACCCGGCAGGCGCGCCGGCTCCGCTCGGTCACCGCCCCCAGCGTCGACGACCTGCGAACCCTGCGAGTCGACGACGTCCGGGCCCGAGCGACTGTCCACATGTGA
- a CDS encoding sigma-70 family RNA polymerase sigma factor: MATVSSGAGADASATPDETPTPDTRMSLIYETHSEPLFRFLLKLSLGARHIAEDLLQETMVRAWRNIDHLSSDPETQRRWLFTVARRIAIDAARARQARPTEVGAVDVSRMPTTTDHVEEIVAVHTVHDALPRLKPEQRTVLIDLYFHGRSTAEIAARLDIPEGTVKSRAHYGLRALRAIVGPTDGV; the protein is encoded by the coding sequence GTGGCGACGGTGTCGAGCGGGGCCGGTGCGGACGCCTCAGCCACACCGGACGAGACACCGACACCCGACACCCGGATGAGCCTGATCTACGAGACCCACTCCGAACCGCTGTTCCGCTTCCTGCTCAAGCTCTCGCTCGGGGCCCGACACATCGCCGAGGACCTGTTGCAGGAAACGATGGTCCGGGCCTGGCGCAACATCGACCACCTGTCGTCGGACCCGGAGACCCAGCGCCGCTGGCTGTTCACCGTGGCCCGACGGATCGCGATCGACGCGGCGCGGGCCCGACAGGCCCGCCCCACCGAGGTCGGCGCCGTCGACGTCTCCCGGATGCCGACCACGACCGACCACGTCGAGGAGATAGTCGCCGTGCACACCGTCCACGACGCCCTGCCGAGGCTCAAGCCGGAGCAGCGTACGGTGTTGATCGACCTGTACTTCCACGGCCGGTCCACCGCCGAGATCGCCGCCCGGCTCGACATCCCCGAGGGTACGGTCAAGTCCCGCGCCCATTACGGGCTGCGGGCACTGCGCGCCATCGTCGGGCCGACGGACGGGGTATGA
- a CDS encoding zf-HC2 domain-containing protein, which produces MTDLDNDHAAARQTCALYLAGALDTDSEAAFEVHLAGCTECLDECDRVGPLALALAQLDDEPSDLDPHPTPGSVAVVPTDTAPTDAPTVAPAPRSGEVDDQPGARPTSTGPQGRTAPTGPRGARPATTRRRFSRRLRLAAGALAATVILAGGLAVGLPRLSGEPTVVTPVGVATAEGVGGGSARLSVSIAETEGRSTIVASVVGLETGIRYRLFGVTRDGQTHEVVEWDGRPGAQEVSGELDATLAELTFFTVARMDGGPVVSARLDTVTPTPTD; this is translated from the coding sequence ATGACTGACCTCGACAACGACCACGCAGCAGCGCGGCAGACCTGCGCCCTCTATCTGGCCGGTGCGCTCGACACCGACTCCGAGGCGGCATTCGAGGTGCACCTCGCCGGCTGCACGGAGTGCCTCGACGAGTGCGACCGGGTGGGACCCCTCGCGCTGGCCCTGGCACAACTCGACGACGAGCCGTCCGACCTGGACCCGCACCCCACGCCCGGATCTGTGGCCGTCGTGCCCACGGACACCGCCCCCACCGACGCGCCCACCGTGGCACCGGCCCCTCGGTCCGGCGAGGTCGACGACCAGCCCGGCGCCCGACCGACCTCCACCGGCCCGCAGGGGCGGACGGCCCCGACCGGTCCCCGCGGCGCCCGCCCGGCCACCACCCGACGCCGGTTCTCCCGCCGACTACGGCTCGCTGCTGGCGCACTGGCCGCGACCGTCATCCTCGCCGGCGGCCTGGCCGTCGGGCTGCCCCGGTTGAGCGGCGAGCCGACGGTGGTCACCCCGGTCGGCGTGGCGACCGCCGAAGGCGTGGGAGGTGGTTCGGCTCGCCTGTCGGTCTCGATCGCCGAGACCGAGGGCCGGTCGACGATCGTCGCCAGTGTCGTCGGGTTGGAGACCGGCATCCGTTACCGACTCTTCGGAGTCACCCGTGACGGACAGACCCACGAGGTGGTCGAGTGGGACGGCCGGCCCGGCGCGCAGGAGGTCAGCGGCGAACTCGACGCGACCCTCGCCGAGCTGACCTTCTTCACCGTCGCCCGCATGGACGGCGGCCCGGTCGTCTCGGCCCGCCTGGACACCGTCACCCCCACGCCGACCGACTGA
- a CDS encoding ricin-type beta-trefoil lectin domain protein, with the protein MQVTSGADAIRRIGNLAASLSRRLVARYRRLDVRLRRAVAITAVLTMLGVSAVAASIGTATAEPAVLVGKDVPADQATAIVAAALSCPALTPARLAGQVMAASGFEVNQRSTAGGAGVAALTEATWQRWAPWPQAPRLDAAANILALARHMCDLVGQLRHAGVSGDPWRLALAAYHSGADAVRAAGGVPASAEDYVATVAAYAEGYAGRSDLAVTVEPTPPPRPVEAAPTPGTAPRPVPAAYLDLVLAAGKVCATVTPARVAAQLMASSGFNPNLLGPNGGQGIAQFLPAIWARYAAPSASPWDPTVAIPTLGRAMCSLSGELAGLGTDPYPIALAAYHWGTTVVQQAGGVPDAAGLRDFTGMVLAYVEHYTRDARLGAPPATPTAGPRSGGPSAPPLADAPPPTPPAAPTPDLPTPARATPTRTTPPPATTAASYPGRPMIGWENRCVEVPGARSVDGAQLQMARCVSGNVGQKWSFSKGTMMALGKCMDLAWAGTTDGTAIQLADCNGGWAQQFRLTSAGDIVNPHTDKCVDIRDWGTRLQLWTCSGTANQKWRRG; encoded by the coding sequence GTGCAGGTGACGTCTGGCGCCGACGCCATCCGTCGGATCGGCAACCTGGCCGCGTCCCTGTCCAGGCGCCTCGTTGCCCGCTACCGCCGGCTGGACGTGCGACTGCGTCGGGCGGTCGCGATCACGGCAGTGCTCACCATGCTCGGGGTCTCCGCCGTGGCGGCCAGCATCGGCACCGCCACCGCCGAGCCGGCCGTCCTGGTCGGCAAGGACGTGCCGGCCGACCAGGCGACGGCGATCGTCGCCGCGGCACTGTCGTGCCCCGCGCTCACCCCGGCGCGCCTCGCCGGTCAGGTGATGGCGGCGTCGGGTTTCGAGGTCAACCAGCGCTCCACCGCCGGAGGGGCCGGCGTGGCCGCCCTCACCGAGGCGACGTGGCAGCGGTGGGCCCCGTGGCCGCAGGCGCCCCGGCTGGACGCCGCCGCCAACATCCTGGCCCTCGCCCGGCACATGTGTGACCTCGTCGGCCAGCTGCGGCACGCCGGTGTCAGCGGCGATCCATGGCGGTTGGCGCTGGCCGCGTACCACTCCGGTGCCGACGCGGTCCGCGCGGCCGGTGGGGTGCCGGCGTCCGCCGAGGACTATGTCGCGACGGTCGCCGCCTATGCCGAGGGCTACGCCGGGCGGTCGGACCTGGCGGTGACCGTCGAGCCGACTCCGCCGCCGCGTCCGGTCGAGGCCGCGCCGACGCCGGGTACCGCGCCCCGACCGGTACCCGCCGCCTACCTCGACCTGGTGCTGGCCGCCGGGAAGGTCTGCGCGACGGTGACCCCGGCCCGGGTGGCGGCGCAGCTGATGGCGTCGTCGGGCTTCAACCCCAATCTGCTCGGCCCCAACGGCGGGCAGGGAATCGCGCAGTTCCTGCCGGCGATCTGGGCCCGGTACGCCGCACCGTCGGCCTCGCCGTGGGACCCGACCGTGGCGATCCCGACCCTGGGACGGGCGATGTGCAGCCTCTCCGGCGAACTGGCCGGCCTCGGGACGGACCCGTATCCGATCGCGTTGGCCGCCTACCACTGGGGCACGACGGTGGTGCAGCAGGCCGGTGGTGTGCCGGACGCGGCCGGACTCCGCGATTTCACCGGCATGGTGCTGGCGTACGTCGAGCACTACACGCGGGATGCGCGGCTCGGTGCGCCCCCGGCCACGCCGACCGCTGGCCCGAGGTCGGGTGGCCCGTCGGCACCGCCGCTCGCCGACGCTCCCCCGCCCACCCCGCCGGCCGCACCGACGCCGGATCTGCCGACCCCGGCCCGGGCGACCCCGACGCGTACGACGCCGCCGCCGGCGACGACCGCGGCCAGCTACCCCGGACGTCCGATGATCGGTTGGGAGAACCGGTGCGTGGAGGTGCCGGGGGCCAGGTCGGTGGATGGTGCCCAGTTGCAGATGGCGCGGTGTGTCTCCGGCAACGTCGGCCAGAAGTGGTCGTTCAGCAAGGGCACGATGATGGCGCTCGGCAAGTGCATGGACCTGGCCTGGGCGGGCACCACCGACGGCACGGCGATCCAGCTCGCCGACTGCAACGGTGGCTGGGCCCAGCAGTTCCGGCTGACCAGTGCGGGCGACATCGTCAATCCGCACACCGACAAGTGCGTCGACATCCGGGACTGGGGCACCCGGCTGCAGTTGTGGACCTGCTCGGGTACGGCCAATCAGAAGTGGCGTCGGGGCTGA
- a CDS encoding CPBP family intramembrane glutamic endopeptidase, with the protein MAVDTVVQTKRPGWPEILVGLAVMALVGYGLPIALDQTGAADGLSPVTSGLILAALSGVAGLIAFAAAARIRSTNWSDLGVRPTTGRWLLIGVAGGLVALVVSRIVAAAVYYLTGPAENIQQPYLDAAGGGILTLILSFLFLAVLTPIGEEFLFRGIVTTALLRYGAVVGVVGSSLIFALMHGLNLVFVTALVVGLVAAEVFRRSGSIWPAVAVHVTNNLLGQVLALLVAGAS; encoded by the coding sequence ATGGCGGTGGACACGGTGGTGCAGACGAAGCGGCCGGGTTGGCCGGAGATCCTCGTCGGGCTGGCCGTCATGGCGTTGGTCGGCTACGGACTCCCCATCGCCCTCGACCAGACCGGAGCCGCGGACGGGCTGAGCCCGGTCACGTCCGGCCTCATTCTGGCCGCCCTCTCGGGTGTCGCCGGTCTCATCGCATTCGCCGCCGCCGCGCGCATCCGCTCCACGAACTGGAGCGACCTCGGTGTCCGTCCGACGACCGGCCGCTGGCTGCTGATCGGGGTGGCGGGTGGCCTGGTCGCCCTGGTCGTCTCCCGGATCGTAGCCGCCGCGGTCTACTACCTCACCGGACCTGCCGAGAACATCCAGCAGCCGTATCTCGACGCGGCCGGTGGCGGGATCCTCACGCTGATCCTGTCGTTCCTGTTCCTGGCGGTCCTGACGCCCATCGGCGAGGAGTTCCTGTTTCGCGGGATCGTCACCACGGCGCTGCTGCGCTACGGCGCGGTCGTCGGTGTCGTCGGCAGCTCATTGATCTTCGCGCTGATGCACGGCCTGAACCTCGTCTTCGTGACCGCCCTGGTCGTCGGCCTGGTCGCCGCCGAAGTGTTCCGCCGCAGCGGCTCCATCTGGCCCGCCGTCGCGGTGCACGTCACCAACAACCTGCTCGGGCAGGTGCTTGCCCTGCTCGTGGCAGGCGCGTCATGA
- a CDS encoding MoxR family ATPase has product MLPARHPAESAPAAQLGVAADLIALLRDTTTETRDDPQLEALTLAVAADLPVLLWGEPGIGKTAALTQLAATLDLPLTTVIASVHEPSDFSGLPVVGDDPATQGVPMAPPDWAVRLVRSGRGLLFLDELSTAPPAVQSALLRLVLERRIGSLHLPAEVRIVAAANPRSSAADGWELSAPLANRFVHLQWTHDQQVVVRGLGGTWPRATMPRLDPQRLSEAVAFARRAVCGLLSTRPALVHRLPTNETGRGGPWPSPRSWEMALRLLAFATAADVSRDVLSMLVRGAVGDGPGLELLASMDRMDLPDPESLLADPAAAVLPQRGDLRQSVLDAVVEAVRRRPERARWDAAWELLAGALETGAPDLVVVPASTLARLRQEDWDVPAAMDRLTGVVSLSRRADQAAARVAAAAGTAR; this is encoded by the coding sequence ATGCTGCCTGCTCGTCACCCTGCGGAGTCCGCACCTGCGGCACAACTCGGCGTGGCCGCCGACCTCATCGCACTGTTGCGCGACACCACCACCGAGACCCGCGACGACCCCCAGTTGGAGGCACTGACCCTGGCCGTGGCCGCCGACCTGCCGGTGCTGCTCTGGGGTGAACCGGGAATCGGCAAGACCGCCGCGCTGACGCAACTCGCTGCCACCCTGGACCTTCCGCTCACCACGGTGATCGCCAGCGTCCACGAGCCGTCCGACTTCTCGGGACTCCCGGTCGTCGGTGACGACCCGGCGACCCAGGGTGTCCCGATGGCACCGCCGGACTGGGCCGTGCGTCTGGTCCGCAGTGGTCGCGGCCTGCTGTTCCTGGACGAACTGTCCACCGCCCCGCCGGCCGTGCAGTCCGCGTTGCTGCGTCTCGTGCTCGAACGGCGGATCGGCAGCCTGCACCTGCCGGCCGAGGTGCGGATCGTGGCCGCCGCCAATCCACGGTCCTCGGCCGCCGACGGCTGGGAACTGAGCGCACCGCTGGCCAACCGTTTCGTCCACCTGCAGTGGACCCATGACCAGCAGGTCGTCGTCCGTGGCCTCGGAGGCACGTGGCCTCGGGCGACGATGCCCCGACTCGATCCGCAGCGGCTGTCGGAGGCCGTCGCGTTCGCCCGTCGTGCGGTGTGCGGACTCCTGTCGACCCGCCCGGCCCTCGTCCACCGGCTGCCCACGAACGAGACCGGTCGTGGTGGTCCGTGGCCGTCGCCCCGCAGCTGGGAGATGGCCCTGCGCCTGCTCGCCTTCGCGACGGCGGCCGACGTCTCCCGGGACGTCCTGTCGATGCTGGTCCGAGGCGCCGTGGGCGACGGCCCGGGACTGGAACTCCTGGCCAGCATGGATCGGATGGACCTGCCGGATCCCGAGTCCCTGCTGGCCGACCCGGCCGCCGCCGTCCTGCCGCAGCGAGGCGACCTGCGCCAGAGCGTCCTCGACGCCGTGGTGGAGGCGGTGCGGCGGCGTCCCGAGCGAGCCCGCTGGGATGCTGCCTGGGAGTTGCTGGCCGGAGCGCTGGAGACCGGCGCCCCGGACCTGGTGGTCGTACCCGCCTCCACCCTCGCCCGACTCCGCCAGGAAGACTGGGACGTACCCGCCGCGATGGATCGGCTCACCGGGGTGGTGTCCCTGTCCCGGCGGGCCGACCAGGCGGCGGCCCGAGTCGCGGCCGCCGCAGGGACCGCTCGGTGA
- a CDS encoding VWA-like domain-containing protein: MSAGTLDRDKLFTARLHAVRVRPYLATALFALHVVEARRVPTMAVDPRWRCYVSPAFVDRTSVEELAGVWVHEVSHLLRDHHGRGDRVARTRELTGPGERLRINIAADCEINDDVFGDGLARPAGAVEPSHLLLPEGQLMEDYLRQFRLGPRTQDWAWLDCGSGADGRHRDWDLGPDGAPALSPHECDAVRFRVAEGITGRPGNAPRGWRRWAEQAFHPPQPWRDLLGAAVRSAVSAAGVGEDYTYGRPSRRSASMPGVVMPALRRRPPRVCVIIDTSGSVSDLELGAALLEVAAIVRSVGGRRDLVTVLPCDASAQVVRAMCRAEDIPLVGGGGTDLRTGFVRALRQSPRPDAIVVLTDGQTPWPDSRPPCRTVVGRFDRAVRWNEDDPDYRPDSPPEWARVVTIGSAPTAR; the protein is encoded by the coding sequence GTGAGCGCCGGAACGCTGGACCGGGACAAGTTGTTCACCGCCCGGCTGCACGCCGTCCGGGTCCGGCCCTATCTGGCGACGGCGCTGTTCGCTCTGCACGTGGTCGAAGCGCGACGGGTCCCGACGATGGCGGTGGACCCGCGATGGCGGTGCTACGTCTCACCGGCGTTCGTGGACCGGACCTCCGTGGAGGAACTCGCCGGTGTCTGGGTGCACGAGGTGTCACATCTGTTGCGGGACCACCATGGACGCGGCGACCGGGTGGCCCGGACGCGCGAGTTGACAGGGCCGGGGGAGCGACTGCGGATCAACATCGCCGCAGACTGCGAGATCAACGACGACGTCTTCGGCGACGGGCTGGCCCGTCCCGCAGGTGCGGTCGAACCGAGTCATCTGCTGTTGCCCGAGGGGCAGCTGATGGAGGACTACCTGCGACAGTTCCGACTCGGGCCGCGTACCCAGGACTGGGCGTGGCTGGACTGCGGCAGCGGTGCCGACGGACGGCACCGGGACTGGGATCTCGGACCGGACGGCGCACCCGCGCTGAGTCCGCATGAGTGCGACGCCGTGCGATTCCGGGTGGCCGAGGGCATCACCGGCCGACCGGGAAACGCCCCCCGGGGCTGGCGGCGGTGGGCGGAGCAGGCATTCCATCCACCACAACCGTGGCGGGACCTGTTGGGAGCGGCGGTCCGCTCGGCGGTCTCCGCAGCGGGCGTGGGCGAGGACTACACCTACGGCCGGCCGTCGCGGCGCTCCGCGAGCATGCCTGGTGTGGTCATGCCGGCGCTGCGGCGTCGGCCTCCACGGGTCTGCGTCATCATCGACACCTCCGGTTCGGTCAGCGACCTCGAACTGGGCGCGGCCCTGCTCGAGGTCGCCGCGATCGTCCGGTCCGTCGGCGGTCGCCGTGACCTGGTCACCGTGCTGCCCTGTGACGCGTCGGCGCAAGTGGTCCGTGCGATGTGCCGAGCCGAGGACATCCCGCTGGTGGGTGGAGGTGGTACGGACCTGCGCACCGGCTTCGTCCGCGCGCTTCGACAGAGTCCACGCCCGGACGCCATCGTGGTGCTGACCGACGGGCAGACGCCCTGGCCGGACTCGCGGCCGCCCTGCCGTACCGTCGTCGGGCGATTCGACCGCGCCGTCAGGTGGAACGAGGACGACCCGGACTACCGGCCGGACTCCCCGCCGGAGTGGGCGCGCGTGGTCACGATCGGATCCGCTCCCACCGCGCGGTGA
- a CDS encoding AraC family transcriptional regulator produces the protein MDVLSDVITVMRAGRPRSARIAWYAPWAQRFAPVPGSAGFQIVLQGPCWLIAPDTDPVPLAAGDIVFRPHGPGHTLADSPTTSPTAPACDPNDPGLSRYVSDVGDAAATVTLCGAYELDPVHTHPLLDDLPALIHLPAHLGRHPELRATVDLLASELERPRLGTDAIIPALLDTLLLHILRAWLDRNPSSPTVATGWAAALNDSATAAALRAIHSDPARPWTVAALAAEAGLSRAPFARRFTALLGQPPMTYLAWWRMTTAARLLHQSDTPLRGISERVGYTSEFAFAAAFKRRYGTSPGRYRRAGR, from the coding sequence ATGGACGTACTCAGCGACGTGATCACGGTCATGCGAGCCGGCCGGCCGCGCTCCGCGCGGATCGCGTGGTACGCCCCGTGGGCGCAGCGGTTCGCACCCGTACCCGGCTCCGCCGGTTTCCAGATCGTCCTCCAGGGGCCGTGCTGGCTCATCGCACCGGACACCGACCCGGTGCCGCTTGCCGCCGGGGACATCGTGTTCCGGCCGCACGGTCCGGGCCACACGCTGGCCGACAGCCCGACGACCTCACCCACCGCGCCCGCCTGCGACCCGAACGACCCTGGCCTGTCGCGCTACGTCTCGGACGTCGGCGACGCCGCTGCCACAGTTACCCTGTGCGGCGCGTACGAACTCGATCCGGTCCATACGCATCCGCTGCTCGACGACCTGCCCGCGCTCATTCACCTGCCCGCGCACCTCGGGCGACACCCGGAGCTACGCGCCACCGTGGACCTGCTCGCCAGCGAACTGGAACGGCCCCGCCTCGGCACCGACGCCATCATCCCGGCACTACTCGACACCCTGCTGCTGCACATCCTGCGTGCCTGGCTCGACCGCAACCCGTCCTCGCCGACCGTGGCAACGGGCTGGGCGGCCGCACTCAACGATTCGGCCACCGCCGCCGCACTACGGGCCATCCACAGCGACCCCGCCCGGCCGTGGACCGTCGCGGCACTCGCCGCCGAGGCGGGGCTGTCCCGAGCACCGTTCGCGCGCCGTTTCACCGCGCTGCTCGGCCAGCCGCCGATGACCTACCTGGCCTGGTGGCGGATGACCACCGCCGCCCGGCTTCTCCACCAGTCCGACACGCCGCTGCGCGGCATCTCGGAGCGAGTCGGCTACACGTCGGAGTTCGCGTTCGCCGCCGCTTTCAAACGCCGGTACGGCACCTCCCCCGGCAGATACCGCCGCGCCGGGCGGTAA